One window from the genome of Cryptomeria japonica chromosome 6, Sugi_1.0, whole genome shotgun sequence encodes:
- the LOC131071779 gene encoding uncharacterized protein LOC131071779: MEMVAVAGSSDGSGLQKEGGIEGNGYGNFMGQRPNIETIREFVKNKWCFKGQVEVVALPKGFFSFYFSCEEDIVVVHYGGPWVVGKSSLALKKWTPNGTNFGSFFEVIPVWFRLPGLPMEFWNEDVFKGITSSFVELLSLD; encoded by the exons ATGGAGATGGTAGCGGTTGCAGGTAGCAGCGATGGTAGTGGTTTGCAGAAGGAAGGAGGGATAGAAGGCAACGGATATG GGAATTTTATGGGTCAAAGGCCTAACATTGAAACTATCAGAGAGTTTGTGAAGAATAAATGGTGCTTTAAAGGGCAAGTGGAAGTTGTTGCTCTGCCTAAAGGCTTCTTCTCATTTTATTTTTCGTGTGAAGAAGATATTGTTGTGGTTCACTATGGAGGGCCTTGGGTTGTTGGCAAGTCATCATTGGCTTTGAAGAAATGGACTCCAAATGGAACTAATTTTGGAAGTTTCTTTGAAGTCATCCCTGTTTGGTTCAGGCTTCCTGGGCTCCCTATGGAATTTTGGAATGAAGATGTGTTCAAAGGAATCACAAGCTCTTTTGTGGAGTTGTTGTCACTAGACTAA